The Solea solea chromosome 15, fSolSol10.1, whole genome shotgun sequence genome segment TTTGAGCTTGCGTCAGCCTACCTGTCAAAAAGTGAATTATGACCTACCCTCGCTGGCCTCCACGTCAGGATGTGTGTCTTGCTTGAGGCAAACCTGTCATGCCTTTGTCCACCCCCTGCATTTCCCTCAGTTCTACACTTAATTCATATTTCACTTCACgttcacaagtgtgtgtgtgtgtaagttgcATGGTTTGAGCAACCACCCACACTgcctttttatttgtgaaagGGCGGAGTAAGAATCTTTAGCATCTGCAGTGTCATGGCATTGTTTATGGATGTGATGATTGCATTATTCCAGTCGGGAGAGTCACAGCGACATTTTTTCCTGTGAGTAGATCactatgtttttaaattgataaAAGTCTTTGATGCAAACTGTTGCTCTGGTGGAGAGCTATTATTGGGACAAAAGATGTTTGTTCAGCCCTTTCcacagctgctctctctctctctctctctctctctctctctccacacacacaccaaccaacttttcttttctttcacaacTGTATGTGTGACGGTAGATGGCGTTATCCAGGAGTCAAGAGTTCCTGAGTTCTTCTCAAATCATCCCTCTCCAAGCTTCATCCTCGTTTGCACTGTAATACTGATAAACGTGGTAGCAGCCACACAGTTAAACATCTCTGCAGGACATTTAATAAATTCATCCGAGGCCGGATTTAATTCTCAATGTGACTTACTGAGAGTTTGCCCTCCGTTACAGAGCTGTGGTCTATTTGGTGAAAGGATTTTAAATTCCCCTGGCAGTActcatgttgttttttggaaaaacaaagggCAAAAAgccagattcagattcagagaCTGTAGCTATGTTCTTATCTATGGTTATTTTGGCTCTCACAGTAGACTTTCGCAGTAACCCTTTGCAGGTGAGCTGTAATCTTTGGGATGAGGAAGCAGGAGTAATGGGGTAGTGATGTCGTATGTGAgacaggcagaggaggaggagccctCCCACACAACCTTACCTTGGTTTTCTCAGGCATCTCAGCAGGAAACTGTCGTTCATGGAGGCTCGGCTGTTTGCAGTTTCTTGTTGCCGGGGTGGAGTGAGTCAGCTCCCCAGAATGCTGAGGGCAGTCCATTGACTTCAGGCGTGGGTAATAGTTGTTAGTTGATTGTGAAAGATGCTCTCTGTTCATTGAGCCCGAGGCTCCTCATTTAAACACGAACTTCCTGGCAAACCATGGGCGTCTGGATGCCTAAATAGGACAGTAGGGAAAGTGATCATTGGTGGGTTTAATCTTGATAAAGGTAGGCTTTcatgctgctgcagagagagatCAGCAGGTCATGCCGTTCTCTGCTGCCCCTGAAACGGGGAATTGGAGGAAACCGGGCAAAACGAGGTTGTGCACAGGCATTTTTGGCAGAGAAAAGCTGCTGCCCTTATGAATAGCCAAGTCACATAGAGTGCTTCATGTAATGTTCACAGCAGTAACCCAGAACAGTCACACTGAAGTTGTCCTAATAGTACCACAGGGTGTGTACAGGGTGTGTATGATTGTGATTATTAATGTAATGTGCAGCACACAATATGTGAAAAACTGGATGTAACAAGAAACACTGCCAACTAATTAGGCTCTGTGTGAGTTTGGGCAGCCTCTGAACCACATTAGCACACTATCAGATTGTTGGAAAACAGCTGTTAAGCAAAAGTGCCTCTTTTTATACGCAGTGAAGGTTGTGGAGATTTATTACAGGTGTGTGATGTGGCAAAAGAATAAGGGCCACTGCTGATTTTTGATCATAAATGGGACTAGGTTTGACAAAGTTCTTTCATGTACGTGATTCTAGAATGAAGCTCTTAAGGTGCAAAAAAGTGAATGTATGTAATGTTAAGTGCTATAATCGATCAGATTTGAACAGTGTCTACTTGTTTCTACTTTCAGCTTGACAAATGACCATCTTCCCCTCCTCTTTCCCCTCCTCTttcccctcctctttctttGGTACACATTCATCATGCTGGTCGAACATATACAAACAATTCACTTCAATTCAATTGAAATGCAGTCAACAACCCTGTGCAACATCTACGTTTGAACTTGCTTTTGTTTGCAATATCCACGCAGGTCATGGGTCACTCATAATGATTATACAATCAAGACGACTCTTCAGCCCACAtacaaaatgctgattttctctcacATCCTATTAAGTTGCATGGATTTGGTTTACACTGTTTGAATATGTGGTCCAAAGATAAATAATCTGGTAGAATAAAGTAGCATGAACAGTCAACACAGCAATGTTTATGATTGCTATAAACATAGATTAGTTGGTGACATGGACTGGGCCACATTGGACTCCATGTAGAACCAAAAAAGGAGAGTGATATTGGACTATTGGGTGGCCAGAGATACAGTACGTCTCCAAACAAATGCTAATGTTGGTTTGAGTCTGCGGCATGAGTTATTGGACCCATTATTTCTAACACATTCACTAACACTATGTTTACTTTGGGTTTACTGGTCgtactgatttattttatgcGTCTTTATCAGTATAAATGCtaaagtgcatgtttttttccccccctttatGGTTTAATTACTGCCAATAGCTAATTTCACAATCAAAGTCATCTTAAAATGTGAAAGAGACCTTGAGGAGGCAGAAATAATTCTCCAGCACTCACTTGCCAAAAAAGATTTATATTTTGAAGCAGGTGTGggcagcattttgttttttaccataGAGTGAAAAAAGGCCACAAATGATGttttaagtaaaaatgtgtaaccaacacatttttttcaaaataaaagtctgtctgtGTTAATAAACATTATAAAGAGTGTAATTTCAACTCGAGGTGACCAGTGAGGATGCCACGGGCCGGATAAAACTGGTTCTTATGTCCTTATGTTGCCCATGTGTGTTCTAAAGTATTTTATGTCACGTTGTCCTTTTATTGTTTAGTTTCAGGAACTAGATGGACCATCGTATTCACAGAAAGGCTGTAATTTCACTTTGGCAAACTCAGTGGCCAGCCAGTTGTTGTACATAAGACTCTGTGAATGTTGTCAGCAGCCGGAGAGGCTTGTTGCTACGATACCACTCTGTATATACCTCGAAAGTTGCTCACTAGAGACTGCAGGAATGTCATCATTCTCTCTTCTGTGCTTCAAACTTTCTTTGACACAGAGGCAACGGCAAACAAAAGGAGTCATGCTTGTGGCAAAACGTTAAGGCACAGAGGAGTCGTGTGACGCCCCGACCCGATCGTTCTCACACACTAgacattatataaaaatatgaatataaggGCTTTGTTGCCACAACAGCAGGTTTTCTCTTATGAGAGCTTTTTTTGTAATCAGAGACAGTTCATGGAAACCACACCTGCACCTCCCCTGACTGTAAATTGGTTTTAGCTGTTAATGGAGGATTGTATTTCCTGGCTATTTTACTGGCTTGTTGTCGTCTGATTTAGCCCAAAGAGGAAGCTACCTGGTGGCAGTTGATGGAGCAGGATcctgaatacatttaaaaacaatcagaGATGGATTTGTGCAGTTCTCTTTGCCTCTGCTACTGCTCCTCTAAtagataaatgttgttttttgccgTGTCTGACATGGTTGTCTTTGTGACTTTTACAAATAGCAGCCAGATTTACTTTCAGTCGTTTTTGTTCTCTATTTTTAGACTTTCTTGTTGTTGGTGGATTTTTAATCAATGTCTTCTTTGTTATCTCTGTGCAGGCCATGCTAATGAAACAGCAAGGCAAACTGGAGGGTCGTGTCCAGATCATAGATGAGCAGATCACCAAGCTGGAGACAGACGGGACACTGATGAAGGTACAGTGCACGTGTatatcctcacacacagagagagagacggctaTTTGTCTACGCCACTCTGTAACATGCAAAATACAAGAAGTGTCGTGGCTCCAGGATTTATTctgtaactctctctctctgcacaggACGCAGTGTCTGAACTGAAGGAGCGTGTGAGAGCCCAGTATCAGAGGATGCATGCGCTGCTGGAAGCCAAACAGGCTGAAGCCATGCAGATGCTGGAGAGCACATGCACCATGTACGAGAGGAGAAACTCCCATCAGGCTCTGCAGCTCAAAGACCGCCGTCACGAGACGGAGAAGCTTCTGAGCATGATACAAACATTGTTCCAAAGATCAGAAAGCATTAACTgtgtaaaggtaaaaaaaaaaaaaaagtcagcacaGTCTCTACGGTCACACACATGTAGCAATAGAAGTTAACAAGTTAACCTCCACAACAAAAAGCAGATTTTAAAGACCACAAACTGCATTCATTTGCACTGATGTGTGAACACAcccaacacagacagacaacagcattgttcatgtgctttttttttcttctcaaagCAACTGTAAGTGGGAGGTTAACATGGTGCAAATACTGGCtctgagtgacatttgtgtcttATTGTCTCATTCTTCAGAATACAAAACCATACAAGCTGCTACTAGACAGGTAAggatggtttgtttgtttgtattcagTACAAGATGTTTTATCGCGAGAGGGCACCTGGAAGTGCGGGGGAAAAATTCTCAAGCATTTCACAGTTTAACATCTGTGTCTTTTTTCAGGTCAAACTCTCACCTGAGTAGTGCCATCCCTCCAGTCAGACTGGGCCAGATCAGCTCCCATGAATTTCTGTCAGACCTTTCAGTGAGAGAGAAGGAGTTGAGAAAAACCCTGGAAGGTAAGAAAGAAATGCAAAGAAGTCACTGAAGATGAGAGAAATGTGGATTGTAAGATATTTAACAGTTTTCTTTAGGGGCGAGTCATACTTATGTGTCCGCAGGCGCCGGCTTTTCTGTCATAGACTGCAAGCTAAAATCCATGCAGACGGTACACATGCTCTGTGTAGCAGAACAGTTCCAGAAAATGGAAGTAATCATGGAAATTAGCTTCAGGTTATATGAGAAAGTTCGCTGGTCCGCATGCACAACTCCACACTCAAATATTACAAGGACATACAAAAGAGGGCAAACTCATGGTGAGAAATCACCGCTACCAGAATGCAGTGCAAACTCGCATGCGTGGAATGCTAGACGGACTCGAAGCCTTGATTAGTAAATACAGAAGTTAGGTTGTATTTGGATATAATGTCATCCGGTTTAACCATTATCTCTATCTGCTCCTTTACTCCTTTCCATTCTCAGAACCGTTCAAAGAGGCTACCATTCTTGAGTTTTTCCAGCCTCAGAGCAGGTCTGCTGGCTCCCAAACAGAGAACCGCTCAGTGctaaagaaaaggaaatgcaGCATGAGCTTCGTGGAAAGCGATACAGAGAACTCCACCTCCCAGGATCATCTGCACTCCAGCAGCAAAAAACCCTTCCTCCACCGTGCTTTATCCATGTACTCCACTGAATTCCTCTCCCAGAATCCTCACGCTGGCCCTGGCCATATTCAGCCCCTTGACCCTCCGGCCCATCCAGCTGTGGTTCTTGGATCCTCCTCTAGCCAACACTCAGGGACTGTTTTCCCCTCCTCCCACTTCCCCGGTGGAGGGGCCTCGACACAAGCCATGTACGAAGGGCGCAACGTCCTGATGTGCACACAGAATAACTGCTGCTATTCCAGGGCTTCAGCCGCCCGTGTCCAGCCTCCGTACCCAGCATCAGACTCCTTCCCCTCCAGGACCTCTCAGGAGTTTCCTGCACATGTCCCACTATCTGCGAGCCAGCCACTGCAGCATTATCCCATCAGAGGACTGATGGAAACCTCCCAGACTGCCAGGCACCCCGACTTCTACAGTCCGTATGGACAGTCTTTAGACAGACtggttttttaaacaaataataaaccaGAGTCGTCAAAAAGAAATatagaattttcttttttgttcatttccaTTTTGGTTAAGACAGATGTTGTACACATCCCCACTCCTGCCCTATTTTAGGAAACCATGCCCTGTAAAATTTTGTAGCTCTGTTAACTTTATGAATCACTGTCACggcagtcatgttttttttttttaaattgtatttattttgtgttttaatttgactGGAAGTGCTAATGTGAACAATATATTCTTAAAGTAGTGAACTCAAATACGACATATcctattacaaatcctgacatGGGATTCCAGAGACTCTAGTGCCTAAAAAGACTCTTGATTATTTCCTGTTTGTGGCTGAAAGTGAGCAGGGAGCCTCCCTGTGCCCTCCAAAGTCCATGTGGCTTTTAAAAAACGCACTGGGCTACGACTGCTTGTCAGGTTTTtcatggatttcttttttttatatgagataataaataaaccaaaaccaGTGAAAAATACTGAATAAACAAGCATATTGAATTACACTCGTGTGCTGCATTTAAAGCACTGGCTCACAGGATTGAATGTAACCTTTATGTCAGGTGATAGATTTACTATTTTAAACCTATTTTATTATAGTCTGAGGTCTGTCCGTGCTGAGGAGCACATCATAATGTGACTTGTTTGAAGAAAGAGGTTTTATGGGTTTGACTCACTGGGTTACAGTTGAAATGCTAGAGCTTCctgtaaaaacagaaagaaagaaaacacaagttaTTTCAGTGCATCCCACCCTGAAATTCACGGAGCGGCTATTCATAGTTTAAGGCCTGTAGATGGAAAAGAGGGACACTGGATGAACCACATGATTGGGATCTGCTGCAGTTAGAGGAAATCTCAGAATGCGCTTGTTTGGACAATGTTTTGTTAAGGACCAGTGCCGTTCACTCCCTTGTCAACATCCTGGTCTCTGGCAAAGTCTCATCCCTTTTTTCATCTAATTATTGGAGCTGGTTGTCAAGTTAGGTCAGAGAACAGGAATAACTGATGAATAAgcacctccctctcctctcccctctcctctcgtcGTATCACTTGCATGGGCTcgatgcagaggaggaggaggaggaggaggacaaggaggaggGTCAGAGCGGCGCATGATATAAGCGCAGTTTTAATGAGGGCTGCAACAGTATAGTCATCTACTCATCTGTCAGTCATAGGcttttcatcatcatcgtcgttgtccccctcccccccaaaccCAGGGTGAGACTGTGAGATGGAGGGGGCGGAGTGAAGggatgagagggagggagagcagtAAAGGAGTGGGATGGTGAgtggggagacagagagcaagtGAGGCGCATCACTTATTTATGGGTAATAAAATGTTCTGCCCTCCtgtttcgctctctctctctctccctcgtctGTTTTCCGGCGTGATTTTGATTCACCTGATTTCAacagtgtgaacacaaacaTCTGTGAGACATACAGTAaaggagtgtgagtgtgtgtgtatgtgtttgtgggGACAAATTGGGAACGTgaagacatctttagcaagtcCTCACAACTAAAAAAAGGGCCCGGTTTTAGagttgtaatggttaaggtttgtGTCAGGGGCAAGAAAGTGAATAATGCCCGAGTGTCCTCCCtaagaatgagtgtgtgtgtaaatctatAATTACTCCCCTTGTGCACATTTCCCTCTGCACATGTTATtaataaaacatacacaagACACAAAGAGGCCATACTATTAATTGAATCCATATAAATAATGTCAACGACGGCTATTTGTATCAACCAGTCATTTGAACTGTGGAGACTTCACTACAGATCTTTACACTAGTAGTCAAAcatgttagtttttttgttttttttagcccaTACATGAAAGTTAGTGTGCAGCTTTGTGCGTCTTTGGTTTGTGCTGCCTCGTGTGCAGACTTGGAGCGCATCGAATCCTGTTGTGCAAGCGAGTGTGTGCTCAGGTGTCAGCGCACAATCAGCTCGTGTGTTTCCTCAAATATGTATAAAGAAGTagactcactctgtgtgtgtgtgtgtgtgtgtgtgtgtgtgtgtgtgttcactgaggTTGTGAATAGGGTGAAGGGTGATGCACTTGACAGCTGTGCTCTGTTGTGGCAGGTGTGTTGAAGCTGTATATGTATCTGCAACACGCCCTTGCCTGCAGCAGAacgtgctggtgtgtgtgtgtgtgtgtgtgtgtgtgtgtgtgtgtgtgtgagggttcaATGCATACTGAACTGTCAGCTGTTGTGCagctgttgtttgtgtactttaGTCACTGGCTGgaggttatttttttattttatttttttaccatagAACTAACCGTCTCTGTTTCACGCACAATCTTcagtatttcatatttatatttatgtttgacGACACGTTGATACCGTAACAGATGGGATGATGGCGTTGCCTTTAAAAGCATCTGCATGTTCAGCTAATGATCCAGAAATGTAATGTCAGGAtcacagaattaaaaaaagtatatttcCCATTTTCCTATGTTAAATAATGTGTACACtggtgagtgaatgaatgagggaggggggggctCTGCCTCGGCCTTTTGATGAATATTATCAACATAAATCTGAGTAATGACTCAATCAGTTCAGTGGTGCATGTGAGAGGTGGCTGACATGGCAACACTGAAGTATTATTGTGTAAATGTTTCATATGAATAAATGAGGGGACGTTAGAGATAGATGTTTgtctcgcgcacacacacacacacacagtcctttaTTGCTGACAGTTACGTGGACATATACGGCCTAACGCATACAGAGCAGCTATTCAACAACCATGCAGAATGCTAACCTGCATCTGATGAGGCTTTTGAAACCTGACAACCAAAACTCCAAAACAATCCAGGATaacgagtacacacacacacacacacacgcacacacagacatcaaAGGTAAAGAGGCATGGCCAATGTTTATTGATCTCCAGATCTATTTTTACTCATGTAAATCATTGTAACATAAACCCGTTCTCAGCCAGAGGTGAACAGGCAACATTAAAACCTGTGTAAATAGgtctcacgtgtgtgtgtgtgtgtgtgtgtgtgtgtgtgtgtgtgtgtatgtgttcttaTACAAGTATCTTTGTAAAGGACCAAAAACGTATATAtctaaggaagtgaggacatttttgcagagtgaggacattttggctggtcctcactttctgacatcctcaaaaatgtctttttcagggttaggacctggttttaaaggttaaggttagg includes the following:
- the trim8a gene encoding E3 ubiquitin-protein ligase TRIM8a, with protein sequence MDASWKNSLEEELLCPICLNVFEEPIQLPCKHNFCKTCISEAWSGVISTGIRCPECNHEYNQKPTLDKNFKLANIANRFNALNTEKVPVVLQCVLCRRGPPLPVRKVCLRCKEPCCQTHIHMHLQQPCAAPGHLLVDADELSAWTCPTHEEYRILHCEEEQVALCPLCCISHCSKKRHPVRDVDTKHIQVQAMLMKQQGKLEGRVQIIDEQITKLETDGTLMKDAVSELKERVRAQYQRMHALLEAKQAEAMQMLESTCTMYERRNSHQALQLKDRRHETEKLLSMIQTLFQRSESINCVKNTKPYKLLLDRSNSHLSSAIPPVRLGQISSHEFLSDLSVREKELRKTLEEPFKEATILEFFQPQSRSAGSQTENRSVLKKRKCSMSFVESDTENSTSQDHLHSSSKKPFLHRALSMYSTEFLSQNPHAGPGHIQPLDPPAHPAVVLGSSSSQHSGTVFPSSHFPGGGASTQAMYEGRNVLMCTQNNCCYSRASAARVQPPYPASDSFPSRTSQEFPAHVPLSASQPLQHYPIRGLMETSQTARHPDFYSPYGQSLDRLVF